The proteins below are encoded in one region of Deltaproteobacteria bacterium:
- a CDS encoding ABC transporter substrate-binding protein yields the protein MKSGMMKIGLPSFILMLLFLAAGLVFYPAAQAAEKEFVWAIVDDYSGPYAATCDEGHKATVLFLEEHNNKMGPYTVKLVTRDTELKPAVGVRRLQEVIDEAKPLIVSSGNSSAVQLAMADIIGKTKGPIFWTDGWDTRLTGAQGNRYTFRWASPNYTIARASLSKFLDKFPGIKKVIQIQLDYAWGYDMAENVEAVLKERGIKLLKTQYVPVTATDASVFMTEAKGSGADAYIIGLYGKLFGIGLRQAHEFGLKKVMKVFSTTGTLNMLRGVGSDALEGMHLGDHWNHAMPNQWTKIFVEKYRKRWDIIPGDYAAAKYLECQLMERVIKQTGSADPKVLIPALEKIGEFDGPCGKERLAGWYHQIEHDFLLLRGKAPSEKKYEEDYVEVIGGGKIYPRQGEKGFEFDRTKDPL from the coding sequence ATGAAAAGTGGAATGATGAAAATTGGCCTTCCGAGTTTTATCCTAATGCTGTTGTTTTTAGCTGCGGGATTGGTTTTCTACCCGGCCGCCCAAGCTGCGGAGAAGGAGTTTGTTTGGGCCATCGTGGATGACTACAGCGGCCCCTATGCGGCAACTTGCGATGAAGGTCACAAGGCCACAGTTCTGTTCCTGGAAGAGCACAATAATAAAATGGGGCCTTATACCGTTAAGCTGGTCACCCGGGATACGGAGCTCAAGCCGGCTGTCGGGGTGCGCCGCCTGCAAGAAGTGATTGACGAGGCCAAGCCGCTAATCGTTTCCTCTGGAAATAGCAGCGCGGTGCAACTGGCCATGGCCGACATCATCGGCAAAACAAAGGGGCCGATCTTCTGGACCGATGGCTGGGATACCCGCCTCACCGGTGCTCAGGGTAACCGCTACACCTTCAGATGGGCCAGCCCCAACTACACCATTGCCCGAGCTTCGCTCTCCAAGTTTTTAGACAAGTTCCCGGGGATCAAAAAGGTCATTCAGATCCAGCTCGACTATGCCTGGGGCTATGACATGGCGGAGAATGTAGAAGCTGTTTTAAAAGAGAGAGGCATCAAGCTCCTTAAAACCCAATATGTCCCGGTAACGGCCACGGACGCCAGTGTATTTATGACCGAAGCCAAGGGATCCGGAGCTGATGCTTACATCATTGGACTCTACGGGAAACTTTTCGGTATCGGTCTGAGGCAAGCCCATGAGTTCGGCCTGAAGAAGGTGATGAAGGTTTTTTCCACTACGGGTACTCTAAACATGCTCCGGGGGGTAGGGTCCGATGCCCTGGAAGGGATGCATTTAGGCGACCACTGGAACCATGCCATGCCTAATCAGTGGACGAAGATCTTTGTGGAGAAGTATCGAAAGAGATGGGACATCATCCCTGGCGATTATGCCGCGGCCAAGTATCTGGAGTGCCAGCTTATGGAGAGGGTGATAAAACAGACGGGCAGCGCTGACCCCAAAGTGCTCATCCCTGCCCTCGAGAAGATTGGTGAATTCGATGGACCTTGCGGAAAAGAGAGGCTGGCTGGCTGGTATCATCAGATCGAACACGACTTCTTATTGCTAAGAGGCAAGGCCCCGTCAGAGAAGAAGTATGAAGAGGATTACGTAGAAGTCATCGGCGGGGGCAAGATCTATCCCAGGCAAGGGGAGAAAGGGTTTGAGTTCGATCGGACTAAAGATCCCTTGTAA
- a CDS encoding ABC transporter ATP-binding protein yields the protein MMLQLDQIHAYYGKSHILHGVSLEVNKGELVTLLGRNGAGKTTTLKSIMGLMLVRSGSIRYKGENILGRETHQIFRRGLGYVPQGRRIFSSLSVAENLRLPSLRQDGEKIEWVLNIFPPLRERLNNRGNELSGGEQQMLAIARVLVSGAELILLDEPSEGLAPLLVGAIMDTIRELKKSGLTMLLVEANLTMASNLGDRHYVMAHGLVSREASSQEILEDVELHRKYFKL from the coding sequence ATGATGCTGCAATTGGATCAGATCCATGCCTATTATGGTAAAAGTCATATCCTCCACGGAGTCAGCCTCGAGGTGAATAAAGGAGAGTTGGTTACCCTCCTGGGCCGAAATGGCGCCGGTAAGACGACGACCCTGAAAAGCATCATGGGTTTGATGTTGGTCCGTTCTGGCTCTATCCGGTATAAGGGAGAAAATATCCTCGGGAGGGAAACTCATCAAATTTTTCGTCGAGGCCTGGGATACGTTCCCCAGGGTCGCCGCATTTTCAGCAGCCTCAGCGTGGCGGAAAACCTTAGATTGCCTTCCCTTCGCCAGGATGGGGAGAAGATAGAATGGGTATTGAATATTTTCCCACCCCTCAGGGAAAGGCTGAATAATAGGGGTAATGAGTTGAGCGGGGGCGAACAGCAGATGCTGGCGATCGCCAGGGTTTTAGTCAGCGGGGCAGAGTTGATCCTCCTCGATGAACCCTCTGAAGGATTGGCACCCCTTTTGGTAGGTGCCATCATGGATACAATCCGGGAGTTGAAAAAATCCGGACTGACCATGCTTTTGGTGGAAGCCAACCTGACCATGGCGTCTAATTTGGGGGACCGCCATTACGTGATGGCCCACGGTCTGGTATCTCGTGAAGCCAGCTCTCAGGAAATATTGGAAGATGTTGAATTGCACAGGAAATACTTCAAACTCTAA
- a CDS encoding branched-chain amino acid ABC transporter permease, with protein MVNIDAILAQVFNGIQFGVLIALLATGLSLIFGMLGIINFAHGSLYMLGAYLVWSCVQVLPIPGNFWLGLVITLPLMAIVGLMIERFLLHSMYGQPVVYQILITFGLLLVIQQGVALIYGTVPLPLGMPPSFEGEINLGLFRYPVYRLFTMILGLAIIFGVWFFIERSALGAIIRASAEDPETARTLGINTRKVYTWTFALGSALAGLGGGLHAPLIGGLQHSIGTEILLICFIVVVIGGMGSIRGVLLGGILLGVVRGIAGVFWAPASDFVMFAAMGIILMLRPQGLLGRGVAR; from the coding sequence ATGGTAAATATCGATGCTATTTTAGCTCAGGTCTTCAACGGCATCCAGTTTGGGGTGCTGATTGCCCTTCTGGCTACCGGGCTGTCCCTCATCTTCGGGATGCTGGGCATCATAAACTTTGCTCACGGCTCCCTCTACATGTTAGGGGCCTATTTGGTGTGGAGTTGTGTCCAGGTGCTGCCCATTCCAGGAAACTTCTGGCTGGGTCTGGTCATCACTCTTCCTTTAATGGCCATCGTGGGATTGATGATAGAAAGATTTCTCTTGCACTCGATGTATGGTCAGCCCGTGGTCTACCAAATTCTGATCACCTTTGGCCTCCTGCTGGTGATCCAGCAGGGGGTCGCCTTAATTTATGGCACCGTACCTCTTCCGTTAGGGATGCCTCCCTCCTTCGAAGGAGAGATCAACCTGGGCCTGTTTCGCTATCCCGTTTATCGCCTATTTACTATGATCCTCGGCTTGGCCATAATCTTCGGCGTATGGTTTTTCATAGAACGCAGTGCTTTGGGAGCCATCATTCGGGCCAGTGCTGAAGATCCCGAGACCGCCAGGACCCTGGGCATCAACACTCGTAAGGTGTACACCTGGACTTTTGCTCTGGGTTCTGCCCTGGCTGGACTTGGCGGAGGGCTTCACGCTCCCCTGATCGGCGGCTTGCAGCATTCCATCGGTACAGAGATCTTACTCATTTGCTTTATCGTGGTCGTGATTGGCGGTATGGGTAGCATCCGCGGAGTTTTATTGGGAGGCATTCTCTTGGGCGTCGTCCGGGGTATCGCTGGCGTTTTCTGGGCCCCAGCTTCGGACTTTGTGATGTTCGCCGCCATGGGTATCATCTTGATGCTTCGGCCTCAAGGATTGCTCGGAAGGGGGGTGGCTCGATGA
- a CDS encoding branched-chain amino acid ABC transporter permease, whose product MKAGEGRPGKGFSTELFPVFLMAAILVPVYFVLPSRMMAAEILIMAIPTLAFILLLGYTGLLNFGTGSLFAVGAYTAGILLARHNVHILLAIIAGVAMSGIISIVMGYFCIKRGGLIFALLTLAFNQLVWFIIWQWKSFTGGPDGIWGIKREILELGVFSINLKPTFNFYIFVLILFLLLFLFVRRLIESPFGKVLMGMRESELRATAIGYNPETYKWIAFIIGGLICGLGGTLFALHQEYVGEHLATWHTSGEFVIMALLGGTFVLPGALIGSGVFIFLADFLNKFTVLSKAGAWLLVLGVIFIVVVMFLRGGIYGGAEKVYQSLKKK is encoded by the coding sequence ATGAAGGCAGGAGAGGGACGGCCGGGGAAAGGTTTTTCAACCGAGCTTTTTCCGGTTTTTTTAATGGCTGCTATCCTGGTCCCTGTTTATTTTGTCCTTCCTTCCAGGATGATGGCTGCCGAAATCCTGATCATGGCCATACCTACCTTGGCCTTTATCCTGCTGCTTGGATATACAGGATTGCTCAACTTCGGAACGGGCAGCCTTTTTGCCGTTGGGGCTTATACTGCCGGCATCCTCTTGGCCCGTCATAACGTGCATATTCTTCTGGCGATTATAGCCGGAGTAGCGATGAGCGGAATCATCTCCATCGTCATGGGCTACTTCTGTATTAAACGGGGTGGACTCATCTTTGCCCTACTTACCCTGGCCTTCAACCAGTTGGTCTGGTTCATTATCTGGCAGTGGAAGAGCTTCACCGGGGGACCAGATGGGATTTGGGGAATCAAACGAGAGATTTTAGAGCTGGGAGTTTTTTCCATTAACTTAAAACCAACCTTCAATTTTTATATCTTTGTTCTCATCCTCTTCCTTCTACTCTTCCTCTTTGTCCGGCGGCTGATCGAATCACCCTTCGGCAAAGTCCTCATGGGAATGCGGGAAAGTGAGCTTCGCGCCACAGCCATCGGTTATAATCCAGAGACTTATAAGTGGATTGCCTTCATCATTGGGGGCCTGATCTGCGGTTTAGGAGGAACGCTCTTTGCCCTTCATCAAGAATATGTGGGGGAGCATCTCGCTACCTGGCACACATCGGGGGAATTTGTGATCATGGCCCTTCTGGGGGGCACCTTTGTCCTCCCTGGGGCCTTGATCGGTTCTGGGGTATTCATCTTCTTGGCGGATTTTTTGAATAAATTCACGGTCCTGTCCAAAGCAGGGGCTTGGCTATTAGTCTTGGGGGTCATTTTTATCGTGGTCGTGATGTTCTTAAGAGGAGGAATCTACGGAGGTGCGGAAAAGGTCTACCAATCGCTCAAAAAGAAGTGA
- a CDS encoding enoyl-CoA hydratase/isomerase family protein has product MEYQYLLYRIEDRIAWITLNRPEKLNALNRPLWKELQKALEEADAADEVSVLALTGNGRAFCAGDDIGELTRLQDPKDAEDLFLDCIYGLVNSIFRLQKPLLSAVNGLAYGGGCELVLLTDIAVASESARFAQPEARIGAWPPIFAVFGPPMVGIKATQELLLAAEPISSQRALEIGLINRVVPQDQLQESTVEIARKIMKSSPASLRIIKETVNQVLGRHLYDFRITCQRFLHEVAKTEDFLEGAKAFMEKRNPLFKGR; this is encoded by the coding sequence ATGGAATACCAATATCTCCTCTACCGAATTGAAGACCGGATCGCCTGGATTACCCTTAATCGGCCCGAAAAATTGAATGCCCTTAATCGGCCCCTTTGGAAGGAACTGCAAAAGGCACTGGAGGAGGCGGATGCCGCCGATGAGGTTTCGGTCCTGGCTCTGACCGGAAACGGAAGGGCTTTCTGCGCCGGAGATGACATCGGCGAGCTCACCCGCTTGCAAGACCCAAAGGACGCTGAGGACCTTTTCTTGGATTGCATCTACGGCCTAGTAAATAGCATTTTCCGCCTCCAAAAGCCACTCCTTTCCGCAGTCAATGGCCTGGCCTATGGCGGCGGCTGCGAATTGGTCCTACTGACGGACATTGCTGTGGCCTCGGAAAGCGCCCGGTTTGCCCAGCCCGAAGCCCGCATCGGAGCCTGGCCTCCTATCTTCGCTGTTTTCGGGCCGCCCATGGTAGGAATCAAGGCCACCCAAGAACTCCTGCTAGCCGCAGAGCCGATCAGCTCCCAGCGAGCTTTAGAGATAGGGCTCATCAATCGGGTGGTTCCACAGGATCAATTGCAAGAGTCCACCGTGGAGATCGCCCGCAAGATCATGAAATCCTCCCCCGCTTCTTTGCGCATCATTAAAGAAACGGTCAACCAAGTGCTGGGACGACACCTCTACGATTTTCGGATCACCTGCCAGCGGTTCTTACATGAGGTCGCCAAGACAGAGGATTTTCTGGAAGGGGCCAAGGCTTTCATGGAGAAACGGAATCCCCTCTTCAAGGGACGTTAA